The proteins below come from a single Halostagnicola larsenii XH-48 genomic window:
- a CDS encoding phospholipase D-like domain-containing protein — protein MRVRVLLVAVLVCGLFASGSAAVLVDTPLTAGEHRSSIDAAVERSNGLASPPTSTQPSLRSDPTASALACPVAAQSDGVPHDVAESRIVELYPNPTTPENAGEFFVLETPPETSLETWTVTDGHTTASFPNETVSGRAAVTIDADETAALTDDDPLELEGHLRLATDGDSLEIRNGSERIDTVSYDDAPEAERWYRSDVDGESGNSSTGVGSGQWWPRGATCLPSTDVTAEDATAFVLPDSPEIPRETIRDADEQLSLAGYTFTSDAITSELVAASERGVDVEVLIESGPVGGAPAATEPTLEALEDGGVDVRVTGGEHARYRYHHPKYAVADETVLVTSENWKPSGVGGASSRGWGITIENAALASDLGTVFDADFEGRDTESGTSYLEDGSFAEPEDQERSPSEFPSNHPPESVEIDSVELLFAPDNAEPRLRELLEGAEDEILVKQASIGGPDVSLVEETIDAARRGVDVRILLDSSWYVEADNAELKAALEQTAADENLPLEVALVEPENRFEKIHAKGVIIDGETTVVGSLNWNDNSLQNNREVVLAVHGDEAAAYYKAVFDADWEGGTWSLPIGLALGVVLALLVAALIGRRYISFGDSRRSVADKVSDSQIDYDSGSNVIDPVTPEKRPDEADPPDATRSGPRDGNRSRRGERDR, from the coding sequence ATGCGTGTCCGGGTCCTCCTCGTCGCGGTCCTCGTCTGCGGACTCTTCGCCAGCGGATCGGCCGCCGTTCTCGTGGATACACCCCTGACGGCCGGTGAGCACCGCTCGAGCATCGACGCTGCCGTCGAGCGCTCGAACGGGCTAGCGAGCCCGCCAACATCGACACAACCTTCGCTACGAAGTGATCCTACAGCTTCCGCGCTCGCGTGTCCGGTCGCTGCTCAGTCCGACGGGGTACCTCACGATGTGGCCGAATCCCGCATCGTCGAACTGTACCCGAATCCGACCACACCCGAGAACGCGGGGGAGTTTTTCGTCCTCGAGACGCCGCCGGAGACATCCCTCGAGACCTGGACGGTCACGGACGGCCACACGACCGCGTCGTTCCCGAACGAAACCGTCTCCGGGCGGGCCGCGGTCACGATCGACGCAGACGAGACCGCGGCGCTCACCGACGACGATCCGCTCGAACTCGAGGGCCACCTCAGGCTCGCGACCGACGGGGACAGCCTCGAGATACGAAACGGATCTGAACGGATCGATACAGTTTCATACGACGATGCGCCGGAAGCTGAGCGGTGGTATCGGAGCGATGTGGACGGAGAGTCCGGCAACTCGAGTACGGGAGTGGGGTCGGGACAGTGGTGGCCGCGGGGTGCGACCTGTCTGCCGTCCACGGACGTCACCGCCGAGGACGCCACGGCGTTCGTGCTCCCCGATAGCCCGGAGATTCCCCGAGAGACGATTCGGGACGCTGACGAGCAGCTTTCCCTGGCGGGCTATACGTTCACGTCGGACGCGATCACGTCAGAACTCGTCGCCGCGAGCGAACGCGGCGTCGACGTCGAGGTGCTCATCGAATCCGGACCCGTCGGGGGAGCGCCGGCAGCGACCGAACCGACTCTCGAGGCCCTCGAAGACGGTGGCGTCGACGTTCGAGTGACCGGCGGCGAACACGCGCGGTATCGGTACCACCATCCCAAGTACGCAGTCGCTGACGAGACAGTGTTAGTCACAAGCGAAAACTGGAAGCCCTCGGGTGTCGGGGGCGCTAGTAGCCGAGGATGGGGTATCACTATCGAGAACGCTGCGCTCGCATCCGATCTCGGGACCGTTTTCGACGCCGATTTCGAGGGTCGAGATACCGAGTCAGGAACGAGTTACCTCGAGGACGGCTCGTTCGCCGAGCCGGAGGACCAAGAACGGTCCCCGTCCGAGTTTCCGTCAAATCATCCACCCGAGTCCGTCGAGATCGACAGCGTCGAACTCCTCTTTGCACCCGATAATGCGGAACCGAGGCTCCGCGAACTGCTTGAGGGTGCCGAGGACGAAATCCTCGTCAAGCAGGCGAGCATCGGCGGGCCGGACGTTTCGCTCGTCGAAGAAACGATCGATGCCGCCCGTCGCGGGGTCGACGTCCGCATCCTGCTGGATTCATCGTGGTACGTCGAAGCGGACAACGCCGAACTGAAAGCCGCGCTCGAGCAAACGGCAGCGGACGAGAACCTGCCGCTCGAGGTCGCCCTCGTCGAACCGGAGAACCGGTTCGAGAAGATACACGCAAAGGGCGTGATCATCGACGGCGAGACGACCGTCGTGGGGAGTCTCAACTGGAACGATAATTCGCTGCAGAACAACCGCGAGGTCGTCCTCGCCGTTCACGGCGACGAAGCTGCCGCGTATTACAAAGCCGTCTTCGATGCCGACTGGGAAGGCGGGACGTGGTCGCTTCCGATCGGGCTCGCTCTCGGCGTTGTCCTTGCGCTACTCGTCGCCGCTCTCATCGGTCGACGATACATCTCGTTCGGTGACTCGAGGAGATCCGTGGCCGACAAGGTCAGCGACAGTCAGATCGACTATGACAGCGGTTCGAACGTGATCGATCCAGTCACGCCTGAGAAACGGCCCGACGAGGCGGATCCTCCTGACGCGACTCGATCGGGGCCTCGCGACGGCAATCGGTCACGACGGGGTGAGCGGGATCGATGA
- a CDS encoding metal-dependent transcriptional regulator, whose protein sequence is MNTADQYLKAIYLAQRMEDGPASTGTLADLLGVSPASVNEMIGKLQDQDLVDHEKYKGASLTDEGLDRAHEALQTYCIIERFLANVLEVDEFRDEARALESVIDDTVADRLDTIIDRPEQCPDCFDPEADCCRLLEVCGPAN, encoded by the coding sequence ATGAATACAGCAGATCAATATCTCAAGGCGATCTATCTCGCGCAGCGGATGGAAGACGGGCCGGCTTCGACAGGGACGCTCGCGGATCTCCTCGGCGTAAGCCCGGCGAGCGTCAACGAAATGATTGGGAAACTTCAAGACCAGGACCTCGTCGACCACGAGAAATACAAAGGTGCGAGCCTCACGGACGAGGGCCTCGACCGGGCCCACGAGGCACTCCAGACCTACTGTATCATCGAGCGGTTCCTCGCGAACGTCCTCGAAGTCGACGAGTTCCGCGACGAGGCCCGCGCACTCGAGAGCGTCATCGACGACACGGTCGCCGACAGGCTTGATACGATTATCGACCGCCCGGAACAGTGTCCCGACTGCTTCGATCCGGAAGCCGACTGCTGTCGCTTACTCGAGGTTTGCGGGCCGGCGAACTGA
- a CDS encoding rubrerythrin produces MSLGQRVSTDHQLTRLLQIGVVLEEVVESRAAHHLESLPAEARAEVDKEVRELLTEAADESADHRDRLETLIGDLEAETVGYEEINQLVDAQYGPPEDTDGVLYDQLCNEETAYKFYDDLIEAIEASDSTFAVDRDRVLETLREIREEEKAGVEEVTEIMERRA; encoded by the coding sequence ATGAGTCTGGGACAGCGTGTCTCGACCGACCACCAACTGACCCGCCTCCTCCAGATCGGCGTGGTCCTAGAGGAGGTCGTCGAGTCGCGTGCTGCCCATCACCTCGAATCACTCCCCGCAGAAGCGCGCGCGGAGGTCGATAAAGAGGTCAGGGAGCTACTTACAGAAGCAGCAGACGAGTCGGCCGATCACCGCGATCGGCTCGAAACACTGATCGGCGATCTCGAGGCCGAAACGGTCGGATACGAGGAGATCAATCAGCTAGTCGACGCGCAGTACGGTCCACCCGAGGATACCGACGGCGTGTTGTACGATCAACTCTGCAACGAGGAAACGGCCTACAAGTTCTACGACGACCTCATCGAGGCCATCGAGGCCTCCGATTCGACGTTCGCAGTTGATCGGGATCGGGTACTCGAGACACTACGAGAGATCCGCGAGGAGGAAAAAGCGGGCGTCGAAGAAGTCACAGAAATTATGGAGCGACGAGCATGA
- the sufD gene encoding Fe-S cluster assembly protein SufD, with protein MSTQVHANLTEEQVREISANVDEPDWLLETRLEALEALEELEMPDVIRTPGQNWTNLYELDFESLVDPLNTAEDKEQVGPDNVEVLSWSEAVDEHESLLEEHFGSMVDPQENYLTALSTALFSTGTVIYVPEGVDAEDVTIRTEMNSRSLFNYTLVIAEESSSVTILERQSTGTDLEDEQYYSGIVEVAAAENSYVQYGSLQNLSEETYNFTTKRGDADTYATINWIEGNVGSKLTKTGVSTELNGDSAETQIVGAFYGHNDQHFDLDFKVWHRAEHTTADLVTRGVTDDVARSVYEGVQDVGDIAWDTSSYQRENTLMLSDESEADASPKLIINNHDTEASHSATVGQVDQEDLLYMTSRGITPEAARNMLVEGFFVPVLEEVAVDELREDFESLVKTRLRN; from the coding sequence ATGAGTACGCAGGTACACGCCAATCTGACCGAAGAACAGGTACGCGAGATCAGCGCCAACGTAGACGAGCCCGACTGGCTCTTAGAGACCCGTCTCGAGGCGCTCGAGGCTCTCGAGGAGCTAGAGATGCCCGACGTGATCCGAACGCCGGGACAGAACTGGACCAACCTCTACGAACTCGATTTCGAGTCGCTCGTCGACCCGCTGAACACAGCAGAGGACAAAGAGCAGGTCGGCCCCGACAACGTTGAAGTCCTCTCGTGGTCCGAGGCCGTCGACGAACACGAGTCGCTGCTCGAGGAGCACTTCGGTTCCATGGTCGATCCCCAGGAGAACTATCTCACGGCGCTCTCGACGGCGCTTTTCTCCACGGGAACGGTCATCTACGTCCCCGAAGGCGTTGACGCCGAGGACGTGACGATCCGAACCGAGATGAACTCCCGGTCGCTGTTTAACTACACGCTCGTCATCGCCGAAGAATCGTCCTCGGTGACGATTCTCGAGCGCCAGTCAACCGGTACTGATCTCGAGGACGAACAGTACTACAGCGGCATCGTCGAAGTTGCCGCAGCCGAAAACAGCTACGTGCAGTACGGTTCGCTCCAAAACCTCTCCGAGGAGACGTACAACTTCACCACCAAACGCGGCGACGCCGACACCTACGCCACGATCAACTGGATTGAGGGCAACGTCGGATCGAAGCTGACCAAGACGGGGGTTTCGACCGAGCTCAACGGCGACAGCGCGGAAACCCAGATCGTCGGCGCGTTCTACGGCCACAACGACCAGCACTTCGATCTGGACTTCAAGGTCTGGCACCGCGCCGAACACACGACGGCGGATCTCGTCACCCGCGGAGTCACCGACGACGTCGCACGATCGGTCTACGAGGGAGTTCAGGACGTCGGCGACATCGCCTGGGATACGAGTTCCTACCAGCGAGAGAACACGCTCATGCTTTCCGACGAGAGCGAAGCCGACGCCTCTCCGAAGCTTATCATCAACAACCACGACACCGAAGCCTCCCACAGCGCGACCGTCGGGCAGGTCGATCAGGAAGACCTCCTGTATATGACATCCCGAGGGATCACGCCCGAGGCGGCTCGCAACATGCTCGTCGAAGGCTTCTTCGTCCCCGTTCTCGAGGAAGTCGCCGTCGACGAACTCCGCGAGGACTTCGAGTCACTCGTCAAAACTCGCCTTCGAAACTAA
- the sufB gene encoding Fe-S cluster assembly protein SufB — protein sequence MSSEQDHLKETDTEARFEFKKEERSAVKSDAGLTEEVVRLISDDKDEPDWMLERRLRALKQYHAMPMPTDWPGQPDLTQLDIEEIVPYIRPDVDKREGVDDWTELPDEIKDTFDKLGIPEAEKNALSGVGAQYESEVVYQNMQDQWEEKGVIFMNMDRAVKEHPELVKEYFMTTCVPPSDNKFAALHGAVWSGGSFVYVPEDVTVEMPVQAYFRMNSEGMGQFEHTLIVAEEGSEVHYIEGCSAPKYGSHNLHSGCVEVFVEDDAHVQYSTVQNWSKNTFNLNTKRAIVEENGTMEWVSGSMGSKATMLYPCTILKGRGATDTHITIAFAGEGQNIDTGAKVYHNAPNTSSTIESKSISKDGGRTNYRGLVHIADGAENSSTAVECDALMFDNESTSDTMPYMEIEESKVDVAHEATVGKIGDEDIFYLQSRGLDDDDAKKMIVAGFIEPITEELPIEYAVELNRLIELEMEGSLG from the coding sequence ATGAGTTCCGAACAAGATCACCTCAAAGAAACCGACACCGAAGCGCGCTTCGAGTTCAAAAAAGAAGAGCGCTCGGCCGTCAAGTCCGACGCAGGTCTCACCGAAGAAGTCGTTCGACTGATCAGTGATGACAAAGACGAACCGGACTGGATGCTCGAGCGACGGCTCCGCGCGCTAAAGCAGTATCACGCGATGCCGATGCCGACGGACTGGCCCGGCCAGCCCGACCTGACCCAACTCGACATCGAAGAGATCGTACCGTACATTCGCCCGGACGTCGACAAACGCGAAGGCGTCGACGACTGGACGGAGCTTCCCGACGAGATCAAAGACACGTTCGACAAGCTCGGCATTCCGGAGGCCGAGAAGAACGCGCTCTCGGGCGTCGGCGCGCAGTACGAGTCCGAGGTCGTCTACCAGAACATGCAAGATCAGTGGGAGGAGAAAGGCGTGATCTTCATGAACATGGACCGCGCCGTCAAAGAGCACCCAGAGCTCGTCAAAGAGTACTTCATGACGACCTGTGTGCCTCCGAGCGACAACAAATTCGCGGCGCTTCACGGCGCAGTCTGGTCCGGCGGCTCGTTCGTCTACGTCCCCGAGGACGTTACGGTCGAAATGCCTGTACAGGCGTACTTCCGCATGAACTCGGAAGGAATGGGCCAGTTCGAGCACACGCTCATCGTCGCCGAAGAAGGCTCGGAAGTCCACTACATCGAGGGCTGTTCAGCGCCGAAATACGGCTCGCACAACCTGCACTCGGGCTGCGTCGAAGTCTTCGTCGAAGACGACGCTCACGTGCAGTACTCGACGGTGCAAAACTGGTCGAAGAACACGTTCAACCTCAACACCAAACGCGCCATCGTCGAGGAAAACGGCACGATGGAGTGGGTTTCGGGCAGCATGGGATCGAAAGCGACCATGCTCTACCCGTGTACGATCCTCAAGGGTCGCGGCGCGACGGACACCCACATCACCATCGCCTTCGCCGGCGAGGGTCAGAACATCGACACCGGCGCGAAGGTCTATCACAACGCGCCGAACACGAGTTCGACCATCGAATCGAAATCGATCTCCAAGGACGGCGGCCGCACCAACTACCGCGGACTCGTCCACATCGCCGACGGCGCGGAGAACTCGAGTACGGCAGTCGAGTGTGACGCCCTGATGTTCGACAACGAGTCCACCTCCGATACCATGCCGTACATGGAGATCGAGGAGTCGAAGGTCGACGTCGCTCACGAGGCGACGGTCGGGAAGATCGGCGACGAGGACATCTTCTACCTCCAGTCCCGCGGGTTGGACGACGACGACGCAAAGAAGATGATCGTCGCCGGCTTCATCGAGCCGATCACCGAAGAGCTCCCGATCGAATACGCAGTCGAACTGAACCGCCTGATCGAACTCGAGATGGAGGGAAGCCTCGGATAA
- a CDS encoding ABC transporter ATP-binding protein, which translates to MARLELRNLHAEVAEGDEQILRGVDLEVESGEIHALMGPNGSGKSTTAKVIAGHPAYEVTEGEVLVHLDEGEFGDELEIPEDKRTWNILDLEPNERAALGIFLAFQYPAEIEGVTMTNFLRTALNAKLEEREELFEEGEDEDEAEDEDAGFESSPMEGPADDGEIGVAEFQEILAEKMAELDMDEQFAQRYLNAGFSGGEKKQNEVLQAAILEPSVAVLDEIDSGLDIDRLQDVSKGINALRDEQGTGILQITHYQRILDYVEPDTVHIMLDGKVVKSGDASLAAELEDKGYDWVREEVYETA; encoded by the coding sequence ATGGCACGCTTAGAGCTCCGAAATCTGCATGCAGAAGTGGCAGAAGGCGACGAACAGATCCTGCGCGGCGTCGACCTCGAGGTCGAGTCGGGCGAGATCCACGCACTGATGGGACCGAACGGCTCGGGGAAATCGACGACCGCGAAGGTCATCGCCGGACACCCCGCCTACGAGGTCACGGAGGGCGAGGTCCTCGTCCACCTCGACGAAGGCGAGTTCGGTGACGAACTCGAGATTCCCGAGGACAAACGCACGTGGAACATCCTCGATCTCGAGCCCAACGAGCGCGCGGCGCTCGGTATCTTCCTCGCGTTCCAGTACCCGGCCGAGATCGAAGGCGTCACGATGACGAACTTCCTCCGGACGGCGCTCAACGCGAAACTCGAGGAGCGCGAAGAACTCTTCGAGGAAGGAGAGGACGAAGACGAGGCCGAGGACGAAGACGCCGGATTCGAATCCTCGCCGATGGAAGGCCCCGCCGACGACGGCGAGATCGGCGTCGCCGAGTTCCAGGAGATCCTCGCGGAGAAGATGGCGGAACTGGACATGGACGAGCAGTTCGCCCAGCGCTATCTCAACGCCGGCTTCTCCGGCGGCGAGAAGAAACAAAACGAGGTCCTGCAGGCGGCGATCCTCGAGCCGTCGGTCGCCGTACTCGACGAGATCGACTCCGGTCTCGACATCGACCGGCTTCAGGACGTCTCCAAAGGTATCAACGCGCTTCGCGACGAGCAGGGAACGGGAATCCTCCAGATCACTCACTACCAGCGCATCCTCGACTACGTCGAACCCGACACGGTTCACATCATGCTCGACGGCAAAGTCGTCAAGAGCGGCGACGCCTCGCTGGCAGCAGAACTCGAGGACAAGGGGTACGACTGGGTCCGCGAAGAAGTCTACGAGACGGCGTAA
- a CDS encoding DNA-directed DNA polymerase: MTDAGQTGLDSFSSGSDGRPDEEAIAVAGNGGTERTEVVDVVEETLPEATGELELAVMQVDYTIDGYGDDERVIMNVFGRTPEGTLEHVRVLGFRPYFYAPTDSLDQPPEDEYDRLTGHEETDEDGEPYESIRGEKLTKIFGQTPRDVGKVRDEFEHFEADVLFPNRFLIDKDIRSGITVTERRGDDDTLVVPHDEVAAADVDADPRVCTFDIEVNDRAGFPEDGEEPIVCLTSHDSYRDEYVMWLYEAPEGDGSIPAEIDEYEPIEGGIEHEVRAFSDEEAMLEAFLTYIDDTDPDILTGWNFEDFDCPYFLDRLEVLEGPHHDYDLNPDRLSRVDEVWRSGWGGPDVKGRVVFDLLYAYQRMVFSELDSYRLDAVGEAELGVGKERYAGSIGDLWEDDPTRLLEYNLRDVELCVELDRQQEIIAFWDEVRSFVGCKLEDAPTPGDTVDMYVLHQAHGQFALPSKGQQEADEEYEGGAVFEPITGVRENVTVLDLKSLYPMCMVTINASPETKVDPETYDGETHVAPSGTHFRKKPDGVMREMINELLAEREEKKSLRNEYEPGSREYEQYDRQQGAVKVIMNSLYGVSGWERFRLYDKDAASAITATGREVIEFTETAASELDHSVAYGDTDSVMLELGPDVSKEEALEQSFDIEDYVNDRYDDFAREELSAESHRFQIEFEKLYRRFFQAGTKKRYAGHIIWKEGKDVDDIDITGFEYKRSDIAPITKEVQHQVIEMIVREGDIEGVKEYVNGIIEDFESGNVSYEEIAIPGGIGKRLDNYDTDTAQVRGAKYANLLLGTNFDRGSKPKRLYLDRVDPSFFRRLEEADEFDARRDPLYGAFKRDPDVICFEYDDQIPPEFEVDYDTMLEKTLKGPIERILEALDVSWEEVKSGQEQTGLDSFM; the protein is encoded by the coding sequence ATGACCGACGCGGGACAGACCGGACTCGACTCGTTTTCCTCCGGGTCCGACGGGCGGCCGGACGAGGAGGCGATCGCCGTCGCCGGAAACGGTGGGACTGAGCGCACAGAGGTCGTCGACGTCGTCGAGGAGACGCTACCGGAGGCCACGGGCGAACTCGAACTCGCCGTGATGCAGGTCGATTACACCATCGACGGCTACGGCGACGACGAGCGGGTGATTATGAACGTCTTCGGTCGCACACCCGAAGGAACGCTCGAGCACGTCCGCGTGCTCGGGTTTCGGCCGTACTTCTACGCGCCCACGGACTCGCTCGATCAACCACCTGAAGACGAGTACGACCGACTGACGGGCCACGAAGAGACCGACGAAGACGGCGAGCCCTACGAAAGCATTCGCGGCGAGAAACTGACGAAGATTTTCGGCCAGACGCCTCGAGACGTCGGGAAAGTCAGAGACGAGTTCGAGCACTTCGAGGCCGACGTCCTGTTCCCGAACCGATTTCTCATCGATAAGGACATTCGCAGCGGAATCACCGTAACCGAGCGCCGTGGCGACGACGATACGCTCGTCGTCCCCCACGACGAAGTGGCCGCGGCCGACGTCGACGCCGATCCGCGCGTCTGTACGTTCGACATCGAGGTCAACGACCGGGCCGGGTTCCCCGAGGACGGCGAAGAACCGATCGTCTGTCTCACGAGCCACGATTCCTACCGCGACGAGTACGTCATGTGGCTCTACGAGGCCCCCGAGGGAGACGGTTCGATCCCGGCCGAAATCGATGAGTACGAGCCGATCGAAGGCGGTATCGAACACGAGGTCCGCGCGTTTTCGGACGAGGAGGCGATGCTCGAGGCGTTTCTCACGTACATCGACGACACCGACCCGGACATCCTCACGGGCTGGAACTTCGAGGACTTCGACTGTCCGTACTTTCTGGACCGCCTCGAGGTACTCGAGGGGCCACATCATGATTACGACCTGAACCCGGATCGCCTCTCGCGCGTCGACGAGGTCTGGCGAAGCGGCTGGGGCGGCCCCGACGTGAAAGGTCGTGTCGTCTTCGACCTGCTCTATGCCTATCAGCGAATGGTCTTCTCGGAGCTCGATTCGTACAGACTCGACGCCGTCGGCGAGGCCGAACTCGGCGTCGGCAAGGAACGCTACGCCGGATCGATCGGCGACCTCTGGGAGGACGATCCGACGCGCCTGCTCGAGTACAACCTCCGGGATGTCGAACTCTGCGTCGAACTCGATCGCCAGCAGGAGATCATCGCCTTCTGGGACGAAGTGCGCTCGTTCGTCGGCTGCAAACTCGAGGACGCCCCGACGCCCGGCGACACGGTCGACATGTACGTCCTCCACCAGGCCCACGGCCAGTTCGCGCTTCCATCGAAGGGCCAGCAGGAAGCCGACGAGGAATACGAGGGCGGAGCCGTCTTCGAGCCGATCACAGGCGTTCGAGAGAACGTCACCGTCCTCGACTTAAAGAGCCTGTATCCGATGTGTATGGTGACGATCAACGCCTCGCCGGAGACGAAAGTCGACCCCGAAACCTACGACGGCGAGACCCACGTCGCACCCTCGGGGACACATTTCCGGAAGAAACCCGACGGCGTCATGCGGGAGATGATCAACGAACTACTCGCAGAGCGAGAGGAAAAGAAGTCGCTCCGAAACGAGTACGAACCCGGCAGCCGAGAATACGAACAGTACGACCGCCAGCAAGGAGCTGTGAAGGTCATCATGAACAGCCTCTACGGCGTGTCGGGGTGGGAGCGGTTCCGCCTCTACGATAAGGACGCAGCATCCGCGATAACCGCGACAGGGCGGGAGGTTATCGAGTTCACCGAAACCGCAGCGAGCGAACTGGATCACTCTGTCGCCTACGGAGACACGGATTCCGTCATGTTGGAACTCGGCCCCGACGTTTCGAAAGAAGAAGCGCTCGAGCAGTCGTTCGACATCGAAGACTACGTCAACGATCGGTACGACGACTTCGCGCGCGAAGAACTAAGCGCGGAATCCCACCGCTTCCAGATCGAGTTCGAGAAGCTCTACCGGCGCTTCTTTCAGGCGGGAACGAAGAAACGCTACGCGGGTCATATCATCTGGAAGGAAGGAAAGGACGTCGACGACATCGACATCACCGGCTTCGAGTACAAGCGCTCCGATATCGCGCCGATCACGAAGGAGGTCCAACATCAGGTTATCGAAATGATCGTCCGAGAAGGCGATATCGAGGGCGTCAAAGAGTACGTCAACGGGATCATCGAGGACTTCGAGTCCGGGAACGTTAGCTACGAAGAGATCGCCATTCCGGGCGGGATCGGAAAGCGACTCGACAACTACGACACCGACACCGCACAGGTCCGCGGCGCGAAGTACGCGAACCTCCTGCTGGGAACCAACTTCGACCGCGGAAGCAAGCCCAAACGGCTGTACCTCGACCGGGTCGATCCGTCGTTCTTCCGTCGACTCGAGGAGGCAGACGAGTTCGACGCCCGGCGCGATCCCCTCTACGGCGCGTTCAAGCGCGACCCGGACGTCATCTGCTTCGAGTACGACGACCAGATCCCGCCCGAGTTCGAGGTCGACTACGATACGATGCTCGAGAAGACTCTCAAAGGCCCGATCGAACGGATTCTCGAGGCGCTTGACGTCTCGTGGGAGGAGGTCAAATCCGGGCAGGAGCAAACCGGCCTCGACAGCTTCATGTGA
- a CDS encoding DUF7331 family protein, translating to MIEVSTRATDDTTADEPRSELAGTETIESYEIDDGVVFYDAENPLAWVETSQTLPLKEFV from the coding sequence GTGATCGAAGTGTCCACTCGAGCGACCGACGATACGACGGCCGACGAACCGCGTAGTGAACTGGCGGGCACCGAAACGATCGAATCGTACGAAATCGACGACGGCGTCGTCTTCTATGACGCCGAGAACCCCCTCGCCTGGGTCGAAACGTCCCAGACGCTCCCGCTCAAAGAGTTCGTTTGA
- a CDS encoding DUF7322 domain-containing protein, whose translation MVKRSEPEPDEYDLNTDYGPDAEYDPEAEFEDPESDSITIPDVIPEEPEVSTTAPPEISIPEITVEETDVPEPILQHFWLIVIALNAALLALSLGSMMILFRGMLSTGGALAVGGVVLSGLAFRRYRTLQSLEIDDSTPTSDS comes from the coding sequence GTGGTAAAGCGATCCGAGCCAGAGCCGGACGAATACGATCTAAACACGGACTACGGTCCGGACGCAGAATACGATCCGGAAGCGGAGTTCGAAGACCCCGAGAGCGACTCGATCACGATTCCGGACGTCATACCAGAAGAGCCGGAGGTATCGACGACCGCGCCGCCGGAGATTTCGATTCCGGAAATCACGGTCGAGGAAACCGACGTCCCGGAACCAATTCTCCAGCACTTCTGGTTGATCGTAATCGCTCTCAACGCCGCGCTCCTCGCGCTTTCGCTCGGATCGATGATGATTCTCTTTCGAGGGATGCTATCGACTGGTGGCGCGCTCGCCGTCGGTGGCGTCGTCCTCTCCGGACTCGCGTTCCGTCGATACAGAACCCTCCAGTCGCTGGAAATCGATGATTCGACGCCGACTTCCGACTCCTAA
- a CDS encoding DUF7346 family protein, translating into MKTVRADDGTDYVLLKRSDDASLVRDPTTGNECYVRNDRLETVDRSPLETAAGAVSEPVRTLVTNVHDEKTLGLLFELVERGPTDVRTLLDVTDLCESDLHGTLTVLTAAGLLEETTVADERGYRVTEDGTVALEWISVENQPDS; encoded by the coding sequence ATGAAAACCGTACGTGCCGACGACGGAACGGACTACGTTCTCTTGAAACGATCGGACGACGCGAGCCTCGTCCGCGATCCGACGACCGGTAACGAGTGTTACGTTCGAAACGACCGACTCGAGACCGTCGACCGATCACCGCTCGAGACGGCCGCGGGCGCCGTCTCCGAACCCGTTCGGACGCTCGTGACGAACGTCCACGACGAGAAGACGCTCGGTTTGCTCTTCGAACTGGTCGAACGCGGCCCGACCGACGTTCGGACGCTCCTCGACGTCACCGATCTCTGTGAGAGCGACCTGCACGGAACGCTCACCGTGCTCACGGCGGCCGGCTTGCTCGAAGAAACGACCGTCGCTGACGAACGAGGGTACCGCGTTACCGAAGACGGAACGGTCGCACTCGAGTGGATCAGCGTCGAGAATCAGCCGGATTCCTGA
- a CDS encoding response regulator transcription factor has product MGQGNTEEPNVDVLVVDDDPRLADLFAAWLEPGWAVTTAYGGEQALEVVSDAIDVILLDRRMPGLSGDEVLSLLRASGYDCAVIIVSAIDPSSEPVEAHFDDYLVKPISKAQLIEKIDRVTSQIIDRADKRETEPVDPTVN; this is encoded by the coding sequence ATGGGACAGGGGAATACGGAAGAACCGAACGTTGACGTGCTCGTCGTAGATGACGATCCTCGACTCGCAGATTTGTTCGCAGCCTGGCTGGAACCGGGCTGGGCGGTAACGACCGCCTACGGCGGCGAGCAGGCTCTCGAGGTCGTCAGCGACGCTATCGATGTGATCCTCCTCGATCGTCGCATGCCGGGTCTCTCCGGCGACGAAGTACTTTCATTACTCAGAGCCAGTGGCTACGACTGTGCGGTGATTATCGTCTCCGCGATCGATCCCTCGAGCGAACCCGTCGAGGCGCACTTCGACGACTATCTCGTCAAGCCAATCTCGAAAGCACAACTCATCGAAAAGATCGACCGCGTGACGAGTCAGATCATAGATCGAGCGGACAAACGGGAAACGGAGCCCGTCGACCCGACGGTCAACTAG